The following are encoded together in the Amyelois transitella isolate CPQ chromosome 6, ilAmyTran1.1, whole genome shotgun sequence genome:
- the LOC132901838 gene encoding uncharacterized protein LOC132901838, with protein MVKTVAERLQIVLYFSDDNSSRSSTSPTPNNGTPGESAPVLIDELSIPVPENNADADATPELDPDVLTALGEEIEDKSKFGEAIHRNLAQRWEPILKKGLPKEAKEKLMKEYLIPENCTLLQAPKLNREVSAAIAEAARQRDKKKETAQQQLGIGISAINKALTSMLTSDNKVEAIKILSDGCRILTDLHFQETQARISVINYSLAKPFLNVVQDSERDDRLYGNKLGEKIKASKTIEKQGLSIKKFVKTSKSTSNTEHPTPVLRSHYQTKQTGSYQGNWTGSSRYHQNRGGRRGPSRTITPVTRRSQAQQSSSTAVTSKSKTTATRQ; from the coding sequence ATGGTTAAAACGGTCGCTGAACGATTACAAatcgttttatatttttcagacGATAACTCGTCTCGCAGTTCCACTTCGCCAACCCCGAATAACGGTACACCTGGAGAGTCTGCCCCAGTACTTATCGATGAACTCTCAATACCGGTACCAGAAAATAACGCCGATGCTGATGCCACCCCGGAACTTGACCCGGATGTACTTACCGCGCTTGGAGAAGAAATTGAggataaaagtaaatttgggGAAGCTATTCATCGTAATCTAGCCCAGCGATGGGAACCTATCCTTAAAAAAGGCCTACCAAAAGAAGCAAAGGAGAAGCTGATGAAGGAGTACCTTATACCCGAAAATTGCACTTTATTGCAAGCGCCAAAATTGAATCGTGAGGTATCGGCCGCTATAGCTGAGGCAGCCAGGCAACGGGACAAGAAGAAGGAGACTGCGCAGCAGCAATTAGGGATTGGCATATCGGCTATTAATAAGGCTTTGACATCGATGCTAACCTCGGATAATAAAGTAGAagccattaaaatattaagcgaTGGATGCCGAATACTTACTGACCTTCACTTTCAAGAGACGCAGGCGCGTATTAGTGTTATTAATTACTCTCTCGCGAAACCATTCCTTAATGTTGTCCAAGACAGCGAAAGAGATGACAGGTTGTACGGGAATAAGTTGggtgaaaaaataaaggcCTCAAAAACGATTGAAAAACAAGGCCTTTCTatcaaaaaatttgtaaagacTTCTAAAAGTACGTCTAATACAGAACACCCAACACCAGTTCTGCGCTCGCATTACCAGACCAAACAAACTGGCTCATACCAGGGAAACTGGACCGGGTCTTCGCGCTACCATCAGAACAGGGGGGGGCGCCGAGGACCAAGCAGGACGATTACCCCTGTGACACGCCGGTCTCAAGCGCAACAATCGTCGAGCACAGCGGTCACGAGCAAATCGAAAACAACCGCAACTCGTCAGTGA
- the LOC132901859 gene encoding uncharacterized protein LOC132901859 — protein MATQRSPPPINRVQSNEPRNLALPQIGDSLSRAHSDPSLNVTQRGNNKRVRRDSNDKPIESTEDSTSLKALIAAQNTKLETIINSIKDLQGQMGVVQNSVEFMSSKYDELLGRCDVLEEERRADKAYIKQLEGRIENLDRTGKMTCIEIKYIPARNRETRSDLCDLVQSICNAICVPLNKEDIKNIYRQGTNKQIVAEFITVTKRQDILAAVKKFNRTDTDKKLNTSHISMEGPPQPIYIAELLTFKNKKLYAMARDSARMHKYKFCWIAQGSVFMRKMEGSPAIRINEESDFGLIQK, from the coding sequence ATGGCTACGCAAAGATCCCCACCGCCCATAAACAGAGTACAAAGCAATGAGCCACGCAACTTAGCACTCCCACAAATTGGTGACTCCTTAAGTCGAGCGCATTCGGATCCTAGTCTTAATGTTACACAGCGCGGCAATAACAAGCGCGTGCGCCGGGACAGTAATGATAAACCTATCGAGTCGACTGAGGATAGTACCTCGCTCAAAGCTTTGATTGCGGCTCAAAACACGAAGCTGGAAACTATTATTAACTCAATTAAAGATTTGCAAGGCCAAATGGGTGTCGTACAAAACTCAGTGGAGTTCATGTCGAGCAAATACGACGAGTTGCTGGGTCGTTGCGACGTCCTAGAGGAAGAGCGTAGGGCGGATAAGGCCTATATTAAACAACTTGAAGGAAGAATTGAGAACCTTGATAGAACTGGTAAAATGACgtgtatagaaataaaatatataccagCCAGAAATAGAGAAACAAGGTCTGATTTGTGTGACTTGGTACAGTCAATCTGCAACGCCATTTGTGTTCCTTTGAATAAAGAGgatataaagaatatttatagaCAGggtacaaataaacaaattgttgCCGAGTTTATAACAGTGACCAAAAGACAGGATATTTTGGCCGCGGTAAAGAAGTTTAACCGAACTGATACTGACAAGAAACTGAATACGTCACACATCAGCATGGAAGGTCCACCACAGCCAATTTATATAGCAGAATTATTAACGTTTAAAAACAAGAAGCTGTACGCGATGGCAAGGGACTCAGCCAGAATGCATAAATATAAGTTCTGCTGGATTGCACAGGGTTCAGTCTTTATGCGCAAAATGGAGGGATCTCCGGCGATCCGCATTAACGAAGAGAGTGATTTTGGCCTCATACAAAAGTGA